A window of Camelus ferus isolate YT-003-E chromosome 1, BCGSAC_Cfer_1.0, whole genome shotgun sequence genomic DNA:
TCATCCAGGAGGTGTTCTGCTCTGATGAGGAGCTGGCTGCCATCCCACTGGACATCCCCTCCTATGCTACACACATCATCTTCGTAGAGACCTCGTTCACCACGGTGGGAGCCAGGGCCTTCAGCGGCAGCCCCAACCTGACCAAGGTGGTCTTCCTCAACACCAACGTGTGCCACTTCGGGCCGGATGCCTTCGGGGGGCTGCCAAGGCTTGAGGACCTGGAGATCACTGGCAGCACCTTCTCCAACCTCAGCGCCGATGTCTTCTCCAACCTGACCTCATTGGGCAAGTTCACCCTCAATTTCAACATGCTGGAGGCTCTGCCTGTGGGCTTCTTCCACCATATGGATGCACTGGAGTCCCTCCAGCTTCAGGGAAACCGGCTCCAGACCCTGACCGGGACAGTCTTCCAGCCTCTGAGACGTCTGAGGACCCTCAACCTCGCTCAGAACCTCCTGACCCAGCTGCCCGAGGAGCTGTTTGACCCCCTCTGCAGCCTGCAGACCCTGAAGCTGAGCAACAATGCGCTGACTGGCTTGCCCCAGGGGGTGTTCAGCAATCTGGGCAGACTGCAGGAACTCTCCCTGGATGGCAACAGCATCTCCGAGCTGCCTTCGGAAGTGTTCGCGCAGCTGTCCCGCCTGGAGAAGCTGTGGCTGCAGCGCAACGCCATCAGGCACCTGCCCTCGTCCGTCTTCTCTGCCCTGCGCAACCTGACCTTCCTGAACCTGCAGGGGAACAAGCTGCAGACGTTGCCCGCCGGCCTCTTCTCCCGTTCCCCTGGCCTGGTCAGCCTGTCCTTGTCCCACAACCAGCTGGAAACTGTTGCCGAGGGGGCCTTTGCCAACCtatctggcctcagttttctcacgcTCTCACACAACGCCCTCACCCATCTCCCGGCTAGCATCTTCAGGGACCTGGAGGGGCTGATCAAACTCTACCTGGGTAGCAACAACCTGACGGCCTTGCACCCTGCCCTCTTTCAGAACCTGTCCAAACTTGAGGTGCTCAGCCTCTCCAAGAACCACCTGACCACGCTCCCGGAGGGCATCTTCGACACCAACTACAACCTGTTCAACCTCGCCCTCCATGGCAACCCTTGGCAGTGTGACTGCCACCTGGCCTACCTCTTCAACTGGTTGCACCAGTACAGCGACCGGCTCTTCAACATCCAGACCTACTGTGCCGGCCCCGCCTACCTGAAGGGCCAGGTGGTGCCTGCCTTGAAGGAGGAGCAGCTGGTGTGCCCCGTCGCTCGGGACCGCTTGGGCTTCCAGGCCCCGAGGCTGGAGGACAGGGAGCCAGGGGGTGGCTGGGATCTGGCTGCGGAGGAGAGGGCAGTGCGGGGCCGGTGCACCTACAGCAACACCGAGGGCACCGTGGTGCTGGCTTGTGATGAGGCCCAGTGTCGCTGGCTGAACATCCAGCTGTCCTCCAGGCAGGGCTCGGGCTTCCCAGCACTGGCGCTCAATGCCAGTCAGGAGTGGGACTTGAAGTCCAGCTGTGGCTCTGTGAGGGTCACTGTGTCCATTGAGGCCCGGGCAAGGAAGCCCTAGGCCCAGGGCATAGGGGCCAGGAGCTGGGCAGACGGCCTCTGGGCCTGACCAGGCAGGAGATGGCGGAGGGGAGCTGAAGCTTGGTGTTTTCAGATACAAGGGATGGACTTACATCTCcaaggtggaggaggtggaggcggCTGGCTCCAGCACCCTGAGTCTctgtctcccctcttcctccactaCCCCAGTCTGAGTCTGAGACCTCACAAGGCCTTCCTCAAGCTTTGCAAAGCACCCGCTAAAGCTGCATTGTGGTccagagaataaaataacgcTGCTCCCCTGgtgtttttctattatttaatgCCTACCCCCGTCTCATCCCGACCCAAGGTCCTCTTCCGCCCCTATTCCATTTCCACCCTCCTTTGACATCCAGTTAAAAGCCAAtgcctgtttctatttttctgcctGGAAACGTGTTTTTAAttgctaaagagaaaaagaggagacaaCAGATGTAGAGGTGACTGGAAGGATGAGGGGCAGGAGCCTGACTTGGTGCACAGGGGACCCATGGGGTCAGTGCCCACCTCCAGTGCCTCCAGGAGAAATCAGGATGATGCAGCCTCAGGAAGGTAAACGCCGGCTGTTTGGCTTTCACAACACGAAGCCCCCAGAGAGAGAGCCATGGCTTTGCCTGTTCAGCCcccaggggagaagagggagcaCGGTGAGCTGGGTGGGCTGGGGCCGACGCACTGCCCTCCTCAGCGTCTGCCTTTGGGGGTGCCGCTCACTCACCGAAGTGGTTCTCCTGTGGTTTTGGGGACCCCACCCTTTTACCCAAGCCCGATGGCTCTCAGTCTTTCCCAGCCACCTCTTCCATGCTGGCCTCCTCAGAGTTGCCTGTCCTTGAGGCTCCCTGGGTAATCCCCGTCCAGGCCCTTGAGGGGCAGATGCCGCCTCTATGCTGAGGACCTCACTCTCCATCCCGGGCTCTGGTTTTTGGCTCCATGATAAGACATCTGCCTGCTCAGTAGCCCCGTGTTCTATTATCACGGCCACAAACACGTCTAAACCAAACTCTGTCCCCAACTCCTGCGGGAGACCCACCCAGCAGATCACCAACCCCAGGAGCTGGGCATAGCCTCCAATCTCTCCTCCCCTTCATCCTCAGGGCCACCCAGTCACTGGGTGCTTCTGAAGGTCCCTCCGTCCATCGCTTCTTTCCCAGTCCCAGCCCAGGGAAGCTCTTGGCCCCCCTGGACTGAGCCACAGCATAGCCCCCTTTCTGGTTTCCCCACCTGCTGCAGGACAGGCTTGGTGAAGCGCTGGGGTCGGGGAGGGAGAAACAGGTCAGATGCACAGCAGACCCTCTGGGAGCTCGTGGTCTGGTGGGAGAGGTCAGACAGGGGTGCACGGGAGGAAAACACAAACCCCCAGCAAAAGCTGCGGAGTTCAAGGGAGGTAAGGTCCGGGCAACCGAAGACCTCAGGAAGCTGCATTTGATTCTGGGCCTTGAAGAGGCAACGGGTAGCATAGGGAGGGCAAAGAGATTGCTCGAGAAGGGTGTGAACCAAGGGATGGAGACAGGCAAGCGAGTGAGGTCAGGGTCGAGGTCTCTGGAGCAGGGTGCtggtgggagagaaggggaggatcCGCTGGAGCCACATCCCAAAGGGCCTCGATGCACCTAGCAAGGAGTTTGCATATTCATTAAGGATGCCCTGAGGAGGGTCACACCCCTGCCTGTGAGTCTGAGGAAAGCAAGAGACAGGGAAAACAGGACTCTTGCCTGGCTTGAGCTGAGAGCAACGAGGACCAGGGATGTCaaggaaatagaatgaaaagTCTTCAGCATCCAAACAGCACATACACAGATGGATTACAAGATCGAAACGTgaattacagaaatgcaaattcaaacagTGTAAGTATCACTTTGTACCTGTCAACCCCACAAAATTTAGGAAGCTGGATCACTCCCAGTGTGGGCACAGGGGAGCCTCCAGGTACCCCTGGCAGGCACAGCCACTCCTCCGAGGACACTCCAGGAGGACTGAGTCAAATAAAGGGTTTGTTGAGGGGGTCAGGGGTCAGGTGGGTGAGGCTGGAAGACGGTGccagggggctggagggaagagagagagaaacccgTGGTGACCCTTCATTTTCTGTCCTAGAAGGTGGGGAGGACAGTGAAGCCAGTGATCAAGGGCAGGGGCAGTTCTGGGGGAAGCGGGGAGCAAGATGCCAGCTTTAGACAAGGAAGTGCAAGTTCTCCCCCATGTCCAATGATGCCCTTTCAAAAAGACATGCTTCCTAGGATACAAATAAGTTAAATTCTAAGGTGATGGAAGGTAGTTTGGTAGATTCGCCAAAGGAACAGCCTTTCTCCCAAATTCATTTGGTTCAATTCCCAAAGGCATCTGGTTTAAGAATAATCTTGACCATGTCTTCCAAGGTTGGGGAACGTTGCCTCCTCAGAACAGAAAGGAGGCAGCCCTGAGCAACTGAGGGTTCTGTGCTCTCACTGCTTAGGTTCAGGCCGGGCTGCACAGGTTGCTGGCTTCCAGCTGGGCACATAGAAGGCACTTTGCAAATCTCCATCAGATGGAAGCCTGTCTGAGTTACAGCTCATGGTCCAAATAGCCTTGTGTCTACTGCCAGGGATAAAGGAACAAGATAATTGAGCAGACATTtctcttaattatatttttccccaaatataacTCTTTGcaaagttaaaatataataatttttctttgtgccaaatggtgctgggaaaagagCCCTGGCTGACAGGGGTTGCGTTGTCTGGGCAAACTGCTTGCTCGCCCTTTCAAGTTTGTTAGGCGAGATCAGAGTCTCTGTGCTCTTTGAGCAGGATTGCTTGACTTACCAATAAGCACATGCATGTTGCATGGGACATATATTAAAAACTTGATTTGTAGTTTATCTGAAATCCAACTGTAACTGGGTATTTTATCTGGTGATGCAACCCCCTGGGGAAAGTGGGGAAACCATAGGGGTGGAAGTGGGAGTGAGTGGTTCTCTTCAGGGCCGAGGAGGCCAGGCCCCAGCCCGCTGTGGTGCAAGTCCTGGCCATGGAGGGTGCCTAAGGTCTTGAGGTTGGCGCTGACAGGAAGCAGGAGGCCCTGAGCATCCCACAGACTGAGGTAAGAGACAAAGAGGCAGATCTGAGTGTGCTGTGCACCCAGGGGTCTTCTGTCCTGCTGCTTGTCTCCTTGTGGGCATCCCAGTCCAGTGCAGCAGTAGACCTTTTGACGGGATCTGGAGAGAAATCAGGGTACTCGGTTCCCCTTCCTTAACATTTGGCCTTTGGCAAATTAcagctcctctctgggcctcatctaTATAACAAGGAGGCTGCTTCTCAGTGCTTACTGGATCCTGGAATCAACTGggggaggtttaaaaaaaacccacaggtgCCTGGGCTTCCACTTCCAGAAATTATGATTTAGTTGGCCTGAGGAGACCCAgataccaattttttaaaaaacttccccAGAGATTCTAATGCTCAATCAGGCTTGAAAACTCAATTTTGTCCAGTTCTAGGTCTATAGCTATCCCAGGGCTGTGGAGCAAATGCAGACCCACTGGTGTAATGGTCTGGATGAATTCATAATGCAATAAGCCACAATGCTGTGTCCAAAAATATCTCATAGGGTTTTTCCCTTCTTatctgtatgttttattttacgTCCTTAGTACTCTAAGTTTGGAGAAACAGTAAGCTGGGTGCACGCTGCCTTGTTTTCTTGCAGTATGAGGATGGCTAAGTTCCTCCAAAGCATCTCCTTCCAGTGCCCCAGTGCCTGGAATGTTCCATAGTTCTTCAGTACTTCTCTGCCACTTGCCAGCAAGGTAactcttgggcaagttactaaaactctctgcacctcagttttctcatccatactTTTTATCATGGGGATAATAGTACTCATCTCATAGTGTTATTGTTGAAGATAAGATATTCATTCATGAACCCAAAATGAGACATGGTAAGTTCTCAAAAatgttatctattattattatcatttctaGAGAAGTGTGGgtgagtgtgtggggggaggCAAGAACTGACCATTGCATTTTTTACCTATATCCATCGGCGTTTCCGGTAGGATGTTAACATTGCTGTTTATATACCACAATTGTATTATTGAGAGGATTGTAAATGCCACTTACAAAATTGTTCAGTGCTAACAGTGGATATTGGAAAATTGGACGGAGCTGCCAATTTTCAGACAATTTAGCACAATTCTAGTCCAGCAATGAATTCTTTCTCACACTGTGTTTTCagcttccctccaccccttccacCTGCAGACAGTTCAACACCTCACAAATCTGTAAAGGTTCCGATTCTGGGTCTCCCGGCGCCCCCATGTGGCGCACTGGGAGAACGGCTTTCTGGGGCTTCCTTGTTCCAGAGAGGTGGCGCGGTGCGTCGTGCTTTACTCTCAGGAAGTCACCACCCGGGAGTCCCAGAAAGGACAACGGAACACCTGGACTCTCTGGTCCCGGGACGCTCCCTGGCAGGCAGCTCCTGCCAAGGCTTCTGTCTCTTGCGATTCTGGAACGTGCCGAATGCGCTCGGCGCCCGATCCCGGGGAGCGGCCGTGCGGAGGCTGATTTCCCGGAGCGCACCGCCACCTCGTGGCCTTTAAACACGCCGGGCGTTCAGATTTGTCCCAGGCGTGCCACGTGTCCTGCATGGGCGGGGAGCAATCCTGCACACAGTGAGCTGTCCTGCCTCTCCCACAACTTCCAAACAGACCGCAAGACCCTGCTATGGGTGGAGTTCTGCGGGTAACGATCTCTGCTTATAGACACTCAAAGTGGTCGTCGCTGCCTTGTTTGCAAGCTTTCAATTTTCCAGAACTGCTCCTTAGCATACACATTCTGGGAAGattgtgctttattttctttggaattttatCCAGTGTTGTTCAGGATTTTGGAAAAAATGCTCCCCACAGCAATGCTTAAcccttatttcaaaatatagaagaaaagcAACTTCTCTTAAATTCCTCCTTTACTCATCATCTGAGTAGGTGAAGGCTTCTGACTGCTTTATCAGGTCTCTGGTGAAGTTTTATCTAAGCACTGACACCCAGAAAtgaatatcattttattatgaaCTGCCTTTTATTTCTAATCTGTTACAGttagaacatttaatttttaaattctctgtggAATCTGATTATATTAcctataaaatttatttcaggagACTGAAGGGAGTATTAagaattatttgctttaaaaGGAGAGTTggcaaatgaacttaattacaaaacagaaagagactcacagacttagaaaacaaacatggttatgggggaagagggtggggagggataaactggggattcaggatttgcagatactaactactgtatataaaatagataaacaacaaggtcctactgtatagcacaggggactatattcaataccctttaatggcctgtaatgaaaaagaatatgtaaaggaatatatatatgtataagtgaatcactatggtatacaacagaaattaacacaacactgtaaatccactatacttcacttaaaaaaagaaaaaagaaaagagccccacagaagaaaaaacacacacacacacaaaaggggTGTTGGATCTGTCAGTGATGAGAGCCACTGTTCCAACATAATAGGAGGAGCAAAAGCTAGATATCAaggtctccagagaaacaggaccagtgggatacacagagagacaaataaaggAGACTGATAATAGGCACTGGCTCACACAATCATGGAAGCTGAGAAATCCCACGATTTGCTGTCTGCAAGCTTCGGAGTCTGAAGGCCAGAGAACCAGGAGCTCTGACTTCCAAGGGCAGAAGATGGACGTCCCACCTCAATCAAAAGAGCAAATTGGCCTTCCCTCCACCTTTTGgttctgttcaggccctcagtggattggatgGTGCCCACCTGCATTGGAGAGGGTGATCTTTACTCAGTCtagattcaaatgctaatctcttctggaaacactctcacagacacacccagaaatgttttaccagctaGCTGGGCATCCATTAGTCCAgtcaaactgacacataaaatgaaccatcacagTCTCCATTAATGGAAGCCTTGAGGTTATTTCTTGGCACTTTTTTCCCTGTGAGGTGGAGGCCGTGGGTCTCAGCCTGTGGCTCCCCTTCCCATGCTGTGTGTCAGCACCTCTCTCTTCCACGTTGCGGAGAAGCTTCATAAAGGGGAGTGGAGATTCAAGTGGCctttggagagagagaagagatgagaagACCTGATTTGTGGCATCAGCTCTGCCTCAACTTTGCTCAGTGATTGTGAACAAGTCACTTCCCCGCCCCGGGCCTCTGAGTCTTCATCTAGTGATTAGAGGCTGAAAGTTCTGAGCACTGATGTCCTCTTCatcagggggaggggaggcaggttaCAAGAAGCAAGGTTAACATCTGCCCTTCTagggcagcagagggcaggggcggggcaggaAGGCACCATCAGCCATGACCTGGAGGGGTGTGGGGCTGGGCTACAGGAAAGCAGCCAGGTGCTGGGGGCCCGAGTTTTGGGGGTGCCAGGGTGGGGTCAATATTTGTGACGGGAGGGGGTTCGCTAGTGTCTTTGGTATGGGCTGAAGGCACCACCAATAGGGGACAGGGGTTGCACAGTAGTCTTATTAATAGAAACATGGTGAAGGTGTGAGGGTCGGTGTTGCGGTGACTTCAGGTCCTAGGAACCCAGGAGCCAAGTGGCTGCTGGGACACTCCCAGTCCACTTATGCAATGCGGCACTCCTAGGGGCAGGGGTCCCCGTCTGAACTCCTGATTTCTCTGTGCTTTTGCCAAATTGCTCACAACCAAGAAGTTGATAATACCTCATAAGCAGATTTCACCTCTGCCTTGGGGAATCATGGATTTGGGAAATTCACAGATTTCAGCGTGGAAgccaattcagtcacatctttagAGGggatgtgttttcttcttttgccaaatttgagaAGTCTCTCCCTGCAGTCGCTGCTGAGGTGGTAAGCTTGTCTCAAGGGACTTCTGCATCCTCATTGAAGCTCTAATCCATGAAATTCCTTCTCAGTCAGTTCCCAGGTGGGTGGAGTCGTCTGCATCTCGCTGCCAACATTTGTACAAAGATTTAGAGGGCCAGCTGGCCTTGCTGAGGCTGCCCCACCCTCAGGCGCATCAGTGTCATCAGCCCGCTGACCATCCAaccaccacccacctcccatCTCCCAGCAGCCGACTACACTCAGCCTCCAGCTACATCCTATCAACCTCCTCTGTGCAGCCTCCAGCCCTCAAAACACACCGGTGATGGCACTTCATCAATCCTGCTGTCCTCTGAGCACTCATGACCCTCAAACTTTTGCCCTCCTATCACCTGCCACCTTGCCTGGAATCACCAGTCTTTGGGGTCTTCATAGCCATGGCATTAGATCGGGGCTGGGGTCCTAATGGGATATGCTTCCCTCTGCCTAGATTTTTGTCCCTCTCCAGCAGGGAGAACGCTGCCCCCATGTGGGGCCTAGCCTGTCCAAGAAGGAAGCTCCCATTCACCATTCACTGCATGCCCTGAGAGGGCCCACAGCCCAGGCATCCCTCTATCCCAGCCACCCTTTCCCATAACAAATCCCCACATGCTTTTGCCACCTCTGTTCTCAGCAGCACAGAAAACACTCCAATAGTTCACTGACCCCTTGAGTCTCCCCCACACTCCTTCTAGGGCCTTGGTGGGTTACCATCAACACACCCGCTGCAGTTTGTTCTCATGCCTGTCCCTGAAGTGTGGCTCTTTACCAACTCCACCATCTGCCGTGGTACCCAGAGGCCATGCCCTGTGCCCTGAGGCGAACAAAGTTACCAGGGAGAGAGGTGAGCCCAGAACAGAATTCCTCCCACATGAGAAATCCCATAGAGTCACCCTGAAGCCAGAGTGGGACACCTCTTCCTGCCACCAGAGGGGCTTCTtaggagaggaaaggggaccTCTGGGTTAGACTAGGTTGCTGAACGGGGAGATTTGTATTCAGTCCCTATTTTAGCTCTGAAATCTACCAGCCACCATTCTTTGGGGTGTGATATTTTTTGACATCTGGGAAGCTGGCAAACTTGTGAAGACATTTAGAGTTTTAAAACCTGGATGTAAGGAATTAGCGTATCCTAATAAGTGGCAGGCCAAAGCTCCAGGGCATTTACAATAAATATTGTTAGCTCCACTGCCTTTGCCCACAAACATGTCCTctatttaaacagaaacagaagaactCATtcgtagaaaattttactctccaGCCCCTACACTCTCCAAATCAGAGCTCTAACCCaggaaaaatcaaaatgtctTGATAGCAGCCCAAATAAGTTTCCAGGGCCTTAGATGAAAGCTCAGGCATTTGCTCTGCACTCAGAGTCTGTTCACTTTTACATGAGACACGAGTCCATCAAGTTTGGTCATATGGTTTCCAGACTGTActagattaaaagcaaaaatcataagTTGGGAGGAGGGTGATGGTCTTGCAGGAGACTGGCTAGCAAcaaagaaagagatagaaaaacagCCAGAATCAGACACGAATTACAAAGGAAGAGCAACTGGGCCATTTAGTGGAGGGTACTCCAGTCGCTCTGAGGGCAACACATTATtccagagcagagctggaggtAGATAATGAGCCAGGTGGATAGTGATGACCCGGGCTGCCCAAAAGTCGACGTTATGCGTAATATTGGTTTGGCTTGCGGTCCCTTGATAGCAGAGCTTGGTGCAAGGGCTTGGATGCAGTTTAATTGGTAGGTGATCCCAGGAGGCAGGCCCATGAGATagggaaggaggaaaaaccaGCACTCAGGTGACTGTGGAAGCTGCTCTGGGCAACAGGTCTGATTCCGTATGTACTGCTTGGGAAGCGTCAGACCGCCTCCAGGAGGTGGAGCGGTTGGTTATCCACCAGCCCCCACCAGCTCCCATCCCCCCACACTTCCGGGAAGTGGGCCCGGGAGGCCGAGGGGCGCAGAGAGGGTGAAAAGCCACTTCACACGGAAGCTGCGGCTGAGAAAGTGGCGGGATGAAGGCGTCTGCTGCGACCACCCAGTTTACAGCAGCGGCTGCGATGTAAGGGGTGTAAATGTTAAAACGTTTTTTTATCGATTAACGGGGCACCGTACTCAGTTATCCAGAAGCTGAGCCAATCCAGAATGGGCCTTCAAGAGGGCCCTGGGTTCACTGTGTCCGTGCGAATGCTGAAACAGCCCGTGTGCTGGCGGATATGTTCATGTCGGAGCAAGAACCTATGGGAGCTGTTCTAAGCAGAGATTTTTCATTAATCCTGGCACCAGCCCTCGGGGCACTTAAATGCCACTCCTGGTGCCACAGTCCTTCTGCAGCTTCCCTGGAGCCGCGATGGCGTCATTCCACAGACGTTTCCTGGTGTCCTCCGTCAGGCTCCCCAGAAGCGGACCTTCAGATGAGAATCCAGATGCAGGTGATTTCGCATCAGGAAGCAGTCCGCGGAGAGACTGGTAAGAGAGCGGGGGACGAGGACACGGGACAAGGTGGGAAGTCGAGCAGTACTCGATTTCAGGCGGAGAAC
This region includes:
- the CPN2 gene encoding carboxypeptidase N subunit 2; translation: MLLGAWLHWACLLLLAQLAQPCPVGCDCFIQEVFCSDEELAAIPLDIPSYATHIIFVETSFTTVGARAFSGSPNLTKVVFLNTNVCHFGPDAFGGLPRLEDLEITGSTFSNLSADVFSNLTSLGKFTLNFNMLEALPVGFFHHMDALESLQLQGNRLQTLTGTVFQPLRRLRTLNLAQNLLTQLPEELFDPLCSLQTLKLSNNALTGLPQGVFSNLGRLQELSLDGNSISELPSEVFAQLSRLEKLWLQRNAIRHLPSSVFSALRNLTFLNLQGNKLQTLPAGLFSRSPGLVSLSLSHNQLETVAEGAFANLSGLSFLTLSHNALTHLPASIFRDLEGLIKLYLGSNNLTALHPALFQNLSKLEVLSLSKNHLTTLPEGIFDTNYNLFNLALHGNPWQCDCHLAYLFNWLHQYSDRLFNIQTYCAGPAYLKGQVVPALKEEQLVCPVARDRLGFQAPRLEDREPGGGWDLAAEERAVRGRCTYSNTEGTVVLACDEAQCRWLNIQLSSRQGSGFPALALNASQEWDLKSSCGSVRVTVSIEARARKP